Proteins from a genomic interval of Quercus robur chromosome 9, dhQueRobu3.1, whole genome shotgun sequence:
- the LOC126699472 gene encoding cytochrome P450 89A2-like isoform X1, with product METWFIIVVSLCISALLKSLLNLTTNNKVSENNKLPPGPYIIPIIGNFLWLRKPFSELEHIIRKLHAKYGPIITIYIGFRPAIFVADRSFAHKALVQNGAVFADRPTPLPTNAVISSNQHNISSAYYGPKWRLFRRNLSSEILHPSRVKSYSHARKWVLDILLSRLDSQSKSGKQIVVKEDFQYSMFCLLVLMCFGDKLGETQIKKIEEVQRRLLLSFGRFRILNFWPSIGRIVFRKRWEELFQIRRNQDAVLRPLIEARRKVSLERQSKVKEDKNNDGDDEFVVSYVDTLLDLELPEEKRKLSEDEMVSLCSEFLNAGTDTTSTALEWIMANLVKYPQIQEKLFVEIKGVVGDGKKEVKEEDLNKMPYLKAVVLEGLRRHPPAHFVVPHAVTEDVVLDGYLVPKNATLNFMVAEMGWDSRVWEDPMEFKPERFLSGDDGGEAFDITGSREIKMMPFGAGRRICPASGLAILHLEYFVANLVWNFEWKAVDGDEVDLSEKHEFTMVMKNPLKAHLSPRF from the coding sequence ATGGAGACCTGGTTCATCATCGTTGTCTCTCTCTGCATCTCAGCCCTTCTCAAATCTCTCCTCAACctcaccaccaacaacaaagTCTCTGAAAACAATAAGCTCCCTCCTGGACCCTACATCATTCCCATCATTGGCAACTTCCTATGGCTCCGCAAACCCTTCTCTGAACTCGAACACATCATCCGCAAACTCCATGCCAAGTACGGACCCATCATCACCATTTACATAGGCTTTCGCCCGGCTATCTTCGTTGCCGACCGCTCTTTCGCTCACAAGGCTCTCGTCCAAAACGGTGCCGTTTTTGCTGACCGCCCAACTCCTCTACCAACAAACGCGGTCATATCTAGCAACCAACACAATATCAGCTCTGCTTATTACGGTCCCAAATGGCGACTCTTTCGTCGCAATCTCAGTTCGGAGATTCTCCACCCTTCACGCGTGAAATCCTACTCCCACGCGCGCAAGTGGGTTTTGGATATCCTCCTCAGCCGCCTTGATTCTCAGTCTAAATCCGGTAAACAGATTGTTGTTAAAGAAGATTTCCAATACTCcatgttttgtttgttggtGCTTATGTGTTTCGGAGACAAACTCGGAGAAACCCAGATTAAGAAAATCGAAGAGGTTCAGCGTCGCTTGCTTTTGAGCTTTGGTCGGTTTAGAATACTCAATTTTTGGCCCAGTATTGGAAGGATTGTATTTCGTAAGCGTTGGGAAGAGTTGTTTCAAATTCGGAGAAACCAGGATGCTGTGTTAAGGCCTTTGATAGAAGCGAGGAGGAAAGTGAGTCTAGAAAGACAGAGCAAAGtgaaagaagacaaaaataatgatggtgatgatgagttTGTTGTGTCGTATGTGGATACGTTGTTGGACTTGGAGTTGCCAGAGGAAAAGAGGAAGCTCTCTGAGGATGAAATGGTTAGTTTGTGCTCGGAGTTTCTCAACGCGGGTACAGATACTACGTCCACAGCATTGGAGTGGATTATGGCGAATTTGGTGAAATACCCACAAATCCAAGAGAAGCTTTTTGTGGAGATTAAAGGGGTTGTTGGTGATGGAAAAAAGGAAGTGAAAGAAGAGGATTTGAACAAGATGCCTTATTTGAAAGCAGTGGTTTTGGAGGGTTTAAGGAGACACCCACCAGCCCATTTCGTGGTGCCACATGCAGTGACTGAGGATGTGGTTTTGGATGGGTATTTGGTACCAAAGAATGCTACTTTGAATTTCATGGTGGCAGAAATGGGGTGGGACTCGAGGGTTTGGGAAGATCCTATGGAGTTTAAGCCTGAGAGATTCTTGAGTGGTGATGATGGAGGAGAAGCGTTTGATATAACTGGAAGCAGAGAGATTAAGATGATGCCATTTGGTGCGGGGAGGAGGATCTGTCCTGCTTCTGGTTTGGCAATACTTCATTTGGAGTATTTTGTGGCCAATTTGGTTTGGAATTTTGAGTGGAAAGCTGTTGATGGTGATGAG